A single genomic interval of Alcaligenes sp. SDU_A2 harbors:
- the gcvH gene encoding glycine cleavage system protein GcvH translates to MQLPEDRKYVATHEWAKAEGDVVLVGITDFAQDQLGDLVFVGDFTPGTRLAAGETAGVVESVKAASDIYAPVAGEVVEFNEALSDAPNLINDAAFDTWIFKLKADNPADLDALLDGPGYEAVAQ, encoded by the coding sequence ATGCAGCTACCAGAGGACAGAAAATACGTGGCCACGCACGAGTGGGCCAAGGCAGAAGGCGATGTGGTGCTGGTGGGCATCACGGATTTTGCTCAGGATCAGTTGGGCGATCTGGTGTTTGTTGGCGATTTCACGCCCGGCACGCGTCTGGCCGCCGGTGAAACCGCCGGCGTGGTGGAGTCGGTCAAGGCCGCCTCGGATATTTATGCTCCCGTCGCTGGCGAAGTGGTGGAGTTCAACGAAGCCTTGTCGGATGCCCCCAACTTAATCAATGACGCGGCCTTTGATACTTGGATTTTCAAGCTCAAGGCGGACAATCCAGCCGACTTGGACGCATTGCTCGATGGCCCTGGTTACGAGGCTGTGGCGCAATAA
- a CDS encoding arginine/lysine/ornithine decarboxylase — protein MKFRFPIVIIDEDYRSENASGLGIRALAAAIEAEGVEVLGVTSYGDLSSFAQQQSRASAFILSIDDEEFDVDDPEDVANAIKNLRAFIGELRFRNEDIPIYLYGETRTSQHIPNDILRELHGFIHMFEDTPEFVARHIIREARSYLDSLAPPFFRELVDYASDGSYSWHCPGHSGGVAFLKSPVGQMFHQFFGENMLRADVCNAVDELGQLLDHTGPVAEAERNAARIFHADHCFFVTNGTSTSNKIVWHANVANDDVVVVDRNCHKSILHAITMTGAIPVFLRPTRNHLGIIGPIPQDEFHPDNIRRKIEANPFASKAKNKKPRILTLTQSTYDGVIYNVEMIKETLDSEIDTLHFDEAWLPHAAFHDFYHDMHAIGADRPRSKNTMIYATHSTHKMLAGLSQASQITVQDAENRLLDRNVFNEAYLMHTSTSPQYAIIASCDVAAAMMEPPGGTALVEESIREAMDFRRAMRKVSSEYGEDDWWFKVWGPDRLADEGIGNRDDWMLRSGAEWHGFGKLPTDFNMLDPVKATVITPGLDISGTFAEHGIPAALVSKYLAEHGVVVEKTGLYSFFILFTIGITKGRWNTLLTALQQFKDDYDRNQPMWRILPDFCKAQPTYERMGLRDLCQQIHEAYHKYDLARLTTEVYLSDMVPAMKPSDAYAKMAHREIERVGIDELEGRVTGVLLTPYPPGIPLLIPGERFNSRIVEYLQFAREFNARFPGFETYVHGLAQDIGPDGLPRYYVDCVRESEVSE, from the coding sequence ATGAAGTTTCGTTTTCCCATCGTCATCATCGACGAAGACTACCGCTCCGAAAACGCGTCAGGCCTGGGCATCCGAGCCCTGGCCGCCGCGATAGAGGCCGAAGGCGTAGAGGTTCTCGGGGTCACCAGTTATGGTGACCTTAGTTCTTTTGCGCAGCAGCAAAGCCGCGCCAGCGCCTTCATCTTGTCGATCGACGATGAGGAATTCGACGTGGACGATCCCGAGGACGTCGCCAATGCGATCAAGAACCTGCGCGCCTTTATCGGCGAGCTGCGGTTCCGCAACGAGGACATCCCGATTTATCTGTACGGCGAGACGCGCACCTCCCAGCATATCCCGAATGATATTCTGCGCGAGCTGCATGGCTTTATTCACATGTTCGAGGACACGCCCGAATTTGTGGCCAGGCACATCATCCGCGAAGCGCGCTCGTACCTGGATAGTTTGGCCCCGCCGTTTTTCCGCGAGTTGGTCGATTATGCGTCGGACGGTTCGTATTCCTGGCACTGTCCAGGGCATTCGGGCGGCGTCGCCTTCCTGAAAAGCCCGGTCGGCCAGATGTTTCATCAGTTTTTTGGCGAAAACATGCTGCGCGCCGACGTGTGCAACGCCGTGGACGAGCTGGGCCAGTTACTGGACCATACCGGCCCGGTGGCCGAAGCCGAGCGCAACGCCGCCCGCATCTTTCATGCGGATCACTGCTTTTTCGTGACCAACGGCACGTCCACGTCCAACAAAATCGTCTGGCACGCCAATGTGGCCAACGACGATGTGGTGGTGGTGGATCGCAACTGCCACAAGTCCATTCTGCACGCCATTACCATGACGGGTGCCATCCCGGTGTTTTTGCGCCCGACGCGCAATCACCTGGGCATTATTGGCCCCATCCCGCAGGACGAGTTCCACCCTGACAATATCCGTCGCAAGATCGAGGCCAATCCCTTTGCTAGCAAGGCCAAGAACAAGAAGCCCCGCATCCTGACGCTGACCCAGTCCACCTACGACGGCGTGATCTATAACGTCGAGATGATCAAGGAAACGCTGGACTCGGAAATCGACACGCTGCATTTCGACGAGGCCTGGCTGCCGCACGCGGCATTCCATGACTTCTATCACGATATGCATGCCATAGGCGCAGATCGTCCACGCAGCAAAAACACCATGATCTATGCCACGCATTCCACGCACAAGATGCTGGCCGGTCTGTCGCAGGCCTCCCAGATCACCGTGCAGGATGCGGAAAACAGGTTGCTGGACCGCAACGTGTTCAACGAAGCCTACCTGATGCACACCAGCACCAGCCCCCAGTACGCCATTATTGCGTCTTGCGACGTGGCAGCGGCCATGATGGAGCCGCCCGGCGGCACGGCCCTGGTCGAGGAAAGCATACGCGAGGCCATGGACTTTCGCCGCGCCATGCGCAAAGTGTCCAGCGAATACGGCGAGGACGACTGGTGGTTCAAAGTCTGGGGTCCGGACCGTCTGGCCGACGAAGGCATAGGCAACCGGGACGACTGGATGCTGCGTTCAGGGGCGGAGTGGCACGGTTTCGGCAAGTTGCCGACCGACTTCAATATGCTGGACCCGGTCAAGGCCACCGTCATCACGCCCGGCCTGGATATCTCCGGGACGTTCGCCGAGCATGGCATTCCGGCCGCCCTGGTGTCCAAGTATCTGGCCGAGCATGGTGTGGTGGTCGAAAAAACCGGCCTGTATTCGTTCTTCATCCTGTTTACCATCGGCATTACCAAAGGCCGCTGGAACACATTGCTGACGGCCTTGCAGCAATTCAAGGACGATTACGACCGTAACCAACCCATGTGGCGCATTCTGCCGGACTTCTGCAAGGCTCAGCCTACCTACGAGCGCATGGGCTTGCGCGATCTGTGTCAACAGATCCACGAGGCCTACCACAAGTACGATCTGGCCCGCCTGACCACCGAGGTCTACCTGAGCGATATGGTGCCGGCCATGAAGCCGTCGGACGCGTATGCCAAGATGGCGCACCGCGAAATCGAGCGTGTCGGCATCGACGAGCTGGAAGGGCGCGTCACCGGTGTGCTGCTGACCCCTTACCCGCCCGGTATTCCGCTGCTCATTCCCGGCGAGCGATTTAACTCGCGCATCGTGGAATATCTGCAGTTCGCTCGCGAATTCAATGCCCGCTTCCCTGGTTTTGAAACCTATGTGCACGGCCTGGCCCAGGATATCGGTCCGGATGGCCTGCCGCGCTACTACGTCGATTGCGTACGTGAATCCGAAGTTAGTGAGTAA
- a CDS encoding YggT family protein, with translation MFSDVALFLINIVFSLLGTVLLLRAWVYALRVHPFNPYSQAMFKVTDWLVMPLRRLIKAGKFWDWPSLLGGWLSALVYLLLSALVLSGSFSVLANLPMLILAAALTLLRWSLSLIFWVVLLQALMSWIQPQSPSMPLLRTITDPLLAPIRRILPDLGGLDLSPLVVLLLTQVLNMVITRLAFSLVPI, from the coding sequence ATGTTCAGTGACGTTGCCCTATTCCTCATCAATATCGTCTTCTCGCTCCTGGGTACGGTTTTGCTATTGCGCGCCTGGGTCTACGCCTTGCGGGTACACCCCTTCAATCCCTATTCGCAGGCCATGTTCAAGGTCACCGACTGGCTGGTCATGCCACTGCGCCGCCTGATCAAGGCCGGTAAATTCTGGGACTGGCCATCGCTGCTGGGAGGCTGGCTCAGCGCGTTGGTCTACCTGCTGCTTAGCGCCCTGGTGCTGTCGGGTTCTTTCTCGGTCTTGGCCAATCTGCCCATGCTGATACTGGCCGCTGCGCTCACCCTGCTGCGCTGGTCGCTTAGCCTGATCTTCTGGGTCGTGCTGCTGCAGGCGCTCATGTCCTGGATTCAACCGCAATCGCCCAGCATGCCCTTGCTGCGCACCATTACCGACCCGCTGCTGGCCCCCATCCGCCGCATCCTTCCAGATCTGGGCGGGCTGGATCTGTCGCCGTTGGTCGTTCTGCTTCTGACCCAAGTACTGAACATGGTCATCACCCGCCTGGCATTCAGCCTGGTGCCGATTTAA
- a CDS encoding Lrp/AsnC family transcriptional regulator produces the protein MDKTDLKILDVLQQDGRASAQQVSERVGLSTAPVWRRIKTLEKDRVIQGYFARVDRRQVGLQSCMFTQISLDRHSGEIVDNFIRAVRDAPEILECHAVTGDADFLLKILVSSAEAYDDFLHRFLFNMPGVRQTRTIVAMREIKNETRLPLPL, from the coding sequence ATGGATAAAACTGATCTAAAAATTCTGGACGTGCTCCAGCAAGACGGTCGGGCGTCAGCCCAACAGGTCTCCGAGAGGGTCGGACTGTCGACCGCGCCAGTCTGGCGACGCATCAAAACTTTGGAAAAAGACCGGGTCATACAAGGATATTTTGCGCGCGTCGACCGCCGTCAGGTAGGCCTGCAAAGCTGTATGTTTACCCAGATCAGTCTGGACCGGCACTCGGGCGAGATCGTGGATAACTTCATACGGGCAGTGCGCGATGCCCCCGAAATACTGGAATGTCATGCCGTCACAGGGGATGCCGACTTTTTGCTGAAGATCCTGGTGTCCAGTGCCGAAGCCTATGACGACTTCTTGCATCGCTTTTTGTTCAATATGCCGGGCGTGCGCCAGACGCGCACCATTGTGGCCATGCGCGAGATCAAGAACGAAACCCGTCTGCCTTTGCCGCTTTGA
- a CDS encoding indolepyruvate ferredoxin oxidoreductase family protein codes for MTQSVDTHYKLSDNLTARSGRIFLTGTQALVRMLLTQYRLDQERGLNTAGFVSGYRGSPLGGVDMVMWKAQKQLDQAKVRFQPAINEDLAASMIMGTQQAGERADRTVDGVFAMWYGKGPGLDRAGDALHHGHAAGASRNGGVLMIVGDDHVASSSSIPHASEHSLIAWSIPVVNPSSVEEYERFGVWAWALSRYSGSWVALKAITETVESGRSFEIAPLDDLDAALNDAQGGLHPYNPSEFLTPAIEGTLEARLQSVRDFARKHSLDRTLEAAPGARLGIVSTGKATLDALDALEQLATIGELPAIRHLKIGLSWPVNAQSLENFIDGLDHVLVIEEKGPIIEDQLKNLLFNRAQRPTVSGKRDVEQEVLIPADGQLSPARVAVGLRRWLGRHAGLQLPACTAQSMPVIDTDGLTRRPYFCSGCPHNTSTKVPEGSQAMAGVGCHYMATWMDRKTRGLTQMGGEGTDWVGLSPFIQAGHMFQNMGEGTYFHSGYLAIRQAIAAGANITYKILFNDAVAMTGGQPVDGPISVPRICQQTLGEGARRVVITTDEPERYRGVDLPAGIQVHHRRELDRLQRELREIPGVTILIHDQTCAAEKRRRRKKNEYPDPARRLFINKAVCEGCGDCGVQSNCLSLVPAETPEGRKRQIDQSSCNKDYSCVDGFCPSFVSVMGGSLRRGNDDGQADLKARLLEKLPGLPAPADLTRSSNVIVAGVGGTGVITIGAVLSMAAHLEGRSASVLDMTGLAQKGGTVISHIRLSAGAQPTGAVRVDPGQADLAILCDVVAAAHPNAISCLRAGHTHAIINEYLAPTAEFTRNPDAPLDAQRLLTQLQDAAGRNQVRSINAHEAATRLFGDSLLSNMMLLGMAWQQGSVPVSSAAIEQAIRLNGVAIQANLDAFHIGRVLSHDDQALAGLQQPAAQVVTLQRRETLEQIVQRCSRNLEQYQDAAYARRFTQTISALQQAEETLRPGQRPTLTEKAARSLYKLMAYKDEYEVARLFSHPDFRQDLERQFQGDFSLRFHFAPPLLARHDPSTGRPRKMTFGPRTATLLRWLAKGKTLRNTPLDVFGYSQERRMERRFWREYQALLTRLAQGLNASQYATALELAELPQQLRGFGPVKMAAAQQYQQRFAQLSAQLTQADAPTQNLSAQHL; via the coding sequence ATGACGCAGTCCGTCGACACACACTACAAGCTCAGCGACAACCTGACCGCACGGTCCGGCCGCATTTTCCTGACCGGCACGCAAGCCCTGGTACGCATGCTGCTGACCCAATACCGCCTGGACCAGGAGCGCGGACTGAACACAGCCGGTTTTGTGTCCGGCTACCGCGGTTCGCCATTGGGCGGGGTGGACATGGTCATGTGGAAAGCACAAAAACAGCTTGACCAGGCGAAGGTGCGCTTTCAGCCCGCCATCAACGAAGATCTGGCCGCATCCATGATCATGGGCACGCAACAGGCGGGCGAACGCGCCGACCGCACCGTCGATGGCGTCTTTGCCATGTGGTATGGCAAAGGCCCCGGCCTGGATCGCGCCGGCGACGCTCTGCACCACGGCCACGCAGCCGGCGCTTCGCGCAACGGCGGCGTGCTGATGATTGTGGGCGATGACCATGTGGCTTCGTCCTCCTCCATTCCGCATGCCAGCGAACACTCGCTGATCGCCTGGAGCATTCCGGTCGTCAACCCTTCGTCGGTCGAAGAATATGAGCGTTTCGGCGTCTGGGCCTGGGCGCTGTCGCGTTACTCGGGTTCCTGGGTGGCCTTGAAAGCCATTACCGAAACGGTGGAAAGCGGACGCTCTTTCGAGATCGCCCCGCTGGACGACCTGGATGCGGCGCTGAACGATGCCCAAGGTGGCCTGCACCCATATAACCCCAGCGAATTTCTGACCCCAGCCATCGAAGGCACCCTGGAGGCACGCCTGCAAAGCGTGCGTGACTTCGCCCGCAAACACAGCCTGGATCGCACTCTGGAAGCGGCCCCCGGCGCGCGCCTGGGCATTGTTTCGACCGGCAAGGCTACGCTCGATGCCCTGGATGCCCTGGAACAACTGGCCACAATCGGCGAACTACCGGCCATCCGCCATCTGAAGATCGGCCTGAGCTGGCCGGTCAATGCCCAGTCGCTGGAAAACTTCATCGACGGCCTGGACCATGTGTTGGTCATCGAAGAAAAAGGCCCGATCATCGAGGACCAGCTCAAGAACCTGTTGTTTAACCGCGCCCAACGCCCCACTGTCTCGGGCAAGCGCGATGTGGAACAAGAAGTGCTGATTCCCGCCGATGGCCAGCTCAGCCCGGCCCGCGTCGCCGTTGGCCTGCGCCGCTGGCTGGGCCGCCATGCCGGTCTGCAATTGCCGGCCTGTACGGCGCAGTCCATGCCCGTCATCGACACGGACGGCCTGACGCGACGCCCCTATTTTTGTTCGGGCTGTCCACATAATACGTCCACCAAAGTGCCCGAAGGCAGCCAGGCCATGGCCGGCGTGGGTTGCCACTATATGGCGACCTGGATGGACCGCAAGACGCGCGGCCTGACCCAGATGGGCGGCGAAGGCACGGACTGGGTGGGATTGTCGCCCTTTATCCAGGCCGGCCATATGTTCCAGAACATGGGCGAAGGCACTTACTTTCATTCCGGCTATCTGGCCATACGCCAGGCCATTGCCGCCGGCGCGAACATTACCTACAAGATCTTGTTCAATGACGCCGTGGCCATGACGGGCGGCCAACCCGTGGACGGCCCGATCTCGGTGCCGCGCATCTGCCAGCAGACGCTGGGCGAAGGCGCGCGCCGCGTGGTCATCACTACCGACGAACCCGAACGCTATCGCGGCGTAGACCTGCCTGCCGGCATCCAGGTGCATCACCGCCGCGAGCTGGATCGTCTGCAACGCGAGCTGCGCGAGATTCCCGGCGTGACCATTCTGATTCACGACCAGACCTGCGCGGCGGAAAAACGCCGCCGCCGCAAAAAGAACGAGTACCCGGACCCAGCGCGCCGCCTGTTTATCAATAAAGCCGTCTGCGAAGGCTGCGGCGACTGCGGCGTGCAGTCCAACTGCCTGTCGCTGGTACCCGCCGAAACACCCGAAGGGCGCAAGCGCCAGATCGATCAATCCAGCTGTAATAAAGACTATTCCTGCGTGGATGGTTTTTGCCCCAGCTTTGTGTCCGTCATGGGTGGTTCGCTGCGGCGCGGCAACGACGACGGCCAGGCCGACCTGAAGGCACGCCTGCTGGAAAAACTGCCTGGACTGCCCGCTCCCGCCGACCTGACGCGCTCGAGCAATGTCATCGTGGCCGGCGTGGGCGGAACCGGCGTCATTACCATCGGGGCCGTACTGTCTATGGCCGCGCACCTGGAAGGGCGCAGCGCATCGGTGCTGGACATGACCGGGCTGGCACAAAAAGGCGGCACGGTCATCAGCCACATCCGCCTGTCGGCCGGCGCACAGCCTACCGGTGCCGTGCGCGTGGACCCGGGCCAGGCCGATCTGGCCATTTTGTGCGATGTGGTCGCCGCCGCGCACCCTAATGCCATATCCTGCCTGCGCGCAGGCCACACCCACGCCATCATCAATGAATACCTGGCCCCCACGGCCGAATTTACCCGCAATCCGGATGCGCCTCTGGACGCCCAGCGCCTGCTGACGCAGTTGCAGGATGCTGCGGGCCGCAATCAGGTCCGATCCATCAACGCTCACGAAGCCGCCACGCGCCTGTTCGGCGACAGCCTGCTGTCCAATATGATGCTGCTGGGCATGGCCTGGCAGCAGGGTTCGGTGCCGGTCAGCAGCGCGGCCATCGAACAGGCCATACGCCTGAACGGTGTCGCCATCCAGGCCAATCTGGATGCCTTCCACATTGGTCGTGTGCTGAGCCACGATGATCAGGCCCTGGCCGGTCTGCAACAACCGGCCGCTCAGGTGGTCACGCTGCAACGTCGTGAAACTCTGGAACAAATCGTGCAGCGTTGCAGCCGCAACCTGGAACAGTATCAAGATGCAGCCTATGCGCGCCGCTTCACCCAGACGATCTCGGCCCTGCAACAAGCCGAAGAAACATTGCGTCCCGGCCAACGCCCGACGCTGACCGAGAAAGCAGCCCGCAGCTTGTACAAGCTGATGGCCTACAAGGACGAGTACGAAGTGGCCCGCCTGTTCAGCCACCCGGATTTCCGTCAAGACCTGGAACGCCAATTCCAAGGCGATTTCAGCCTGCGCTTTCACTTTGCCCCGCCCTTGCTGGCCCGCCATGACCCATCGACAGGCCGACCACGCAAAATGACGTTTGGCCCCCGCACCGCCACGCTGCTGCGCTGGCTGGCCAAGGGCAAGACACTGCGCAATACGCCCCTGGATGTATTCGGCTATAGCCAGGAGCGCCGGATGGAACGCCGTTTCTGGCGCGAATACCAGGCCTTGCTGACCCGTCTGGCCCAAGGTCTGAATGCCAGCCAATACGCGACGGCCCTGGAACTGGCCGAACTGCCCCAGCAATTGCGCGGCTTTGGCCCCGTCAAAATGGCGGCGGCCCAGCAATACCAGCAGCGTTTTGCACAGTTGTCTGCACAACTGACGCAAGCCGATGCGCCTACCCAGAACCTGAGCGCCCAGCACCTCTAA
- a CDS encoding histone H1, protein MATAKKGAAKSTAVKAAGAKKATTAKTAVTPVNADASKASPASSKSTSSKTAAPKTAVKKAAKTTAQKAVAKKTATTPAADTSKAVKSTAKTATKKSAATKTAGQPAAKTSTKTAAVKKAAAKKAPAKSATAKTATKASPATKAAAKKVAAKPAAKKTAAKSTVKTAAPAAAKTVAKKASTPAAAKKAAAPKKESKPVTKATDTPAAAPAKKTGNKTAARKAAKTAAPAEPSRQDINPAGSWPFPTGKRP, encoded by the coding sequence ATGGCAACTGCCAAAAAAGGCGCAGCAAAATCGACCGCAGTCAAAGCGGCCGGCGCGAAAAAAGCGACGACCGCAAAAACCGCCGTCACCCCTGTGAATGCTGATGCCTCCAAGGCCAGCCCAGCCAGCAGCAAGTCCACCTCCAGCAAAACGGCGGCTCCTAAAACAGCCGTTAAAAAAGCGGCTAAAACCACCGCCCAAAAAGCCGTTGCAAAAAAGACCGCAACCACCCCAGCAGCCGATACCAGCAAAGCCGTGAAAAGCACGGCCAAAACAGCAACGAAAAAATCCGCAGCCACCAAAACAGCAGGCCAGCCAGCCGCTAAAACTTCCACTAAAACCGCAGCCGTGAAAAAAGCGGCGGCCAAAAAAGCCCCCGCCAAGAGCGCGACTGCAAAAACAGCTACCAAGGCAAGTCCGGCCACCAAAGCCGCCGCCAAAAAGGTAGCCGCCAAGCCCGCGGCCAAGAAAACCGCCGCGAAATCCACTGTAAAAACGGCTGCTCCAGCCGCTGCAAAGACCGTTGCCAAGAAGGCCAGTACTCCCGCAGCCGCTAAAAAAGCAGCAGCCCCCAAGAAAGAAAGCAAGCCCGTGACCAAAGCTACCGACACGCCCGCGGCCGCTCCGGCCAAAAAGACCGGCAACAAGACCGCCGCCCGCAAAGCCGCCAAGACCGCCGCCCCTGCCGAGCCCAGCCGACAAGACATCAATCCAGCCGGTTCCTGGCCCTTCCCGACCGGCAAGCGGCCTTAA
- a CDS encoding NAD(P)/FAD-dependent oxidoreductase, translating to MIPFFDVAIIGAGAAGMLAASIAGQRGLRVVLIDHAEKLAEKIRISGGGRCNFTNTGTSSENFISQNPHFCRSALTAYTPQDFLELVRAYNIGFHEKHKGQLFCDDSSESIIQMLRQECLKGQVSWRMPCSVQSIGRNDAGFVLRTSQGDLNARQVVIATGGMAIPQLGATDYALRVARHFGLKVIEPHPALVPLTFDGRDWKPFSSLSGMALEVQVSTGAGKQRQAFLEDLLFTHRGLSGPAILQISSYWKSGEGISIDLAPGQDIGQQLLELKPGNRQLLVTVLSTLWPRRLVEQWLDTSDLLPKGVGQQRLADLPDRVLRTVGQVINAWQLKPSGTAGYKKAEVMSGGVDTRELNQKNMEARKVPGLFFIGEAVDVTGWLGGYNFQWAWASAAACARSLSADPERGL from the coding sequence GTGATCCCTTTTTTCGACGTCGCCATTATCGGCGCAGGGGCGGCCGGCATGCTGGCCGCCAGTATTGCCGGTCAGCGCGGGCTGCGGGTCGTGTTGATCGATCATGCAGAAAAGCTGGCCGAGAAGATCCGCATCTCCGGCGGTGGCCGCTGCAATTTCACCAATACCGGCACTTCCTCGGAAAACTTCATCTCGCAGAATCCGCATTTTTGCCGTTCTGCGCTGACGGCGTATACACCCCAGGATTTTCTGGAACTGGTACGCGCCTATAACATCGGTTTTCACGAAAAGCACAAAGGCCAGTTGTTCTGCGACGACTCCAGCGAGTCCATCATCCAGATGCTGCGCCAGGAATGCCTGAAAGGACAAGTGTCCTGGCGCATGCCTTGTTCGGTGCAGTCCATAGGGCGCAACGATGCCGGTTTTGTACTGCGTACCAGCCAGGGCGATCTGAATGCTCGTCAGGTTGTCATTGCCACCGGCGGCATGGCCATTCCCCAACTGGGCGCTACCGACTATGCCTTGCGGGTCGCGCGGCACTTTGGCCTTAAAGTCATCGAGCCGCATCCGGCACTGGTGCCGTTAACCTTCGATGGCCGCGATTGGAAGCCGTTTTCCTCGCTCAGCGGCATGGCCTTGGAAGTACAGGTCAGCACGGGTGCAGGCAAGCAGCGCCAGGCTTTTTTGGAAGATCTGCTGTTTACGCATCGCGGCCTGTCAGGGCCGGCTATTTTGCAAATTTCCAGTTATTGGAAATCGGGTGAGGGGATCAGCATCGATCTGGCCCCCGGACAGGATATTGGTCAGCAGCTGCTTGAACTCAAGCCCGGCAATCGCCAACTGCTGGTGACGGTGCTCTCTACTTTGTGGCCGCGCCGTCTGGTGGAGCAGTGGCTAGATACATCCGATTTGCTGCCCAAAGGCGTTGGGCAGCAGCGTCTTGCCGACCTGCCCGACCGCGTGCTGCGCACGGTGGGGCAGGTGATCAATGCCTGGCAGCTCAAGCCCAGCGGTACGGCGGGTTATAAAAAGGCTGAAGTCATGAGCGGTGGAGTCGATACGCGCGAACTGAATCAGAAGAATATGGAAGCCCGCAAGGTGCCCGGCCTGTTCTTTATTGGCGAGGCGGTGGACGTGACGGGCTGGTTGGGTGGGTACAACTTCCAGTGGGCTTGGGCGTCGGCAGCGGCCTGTGCTCGTTCGCTGAGTGCCGACCCCGAGCGCGGTTTATAG
- a CDS encoding YaeQ family protein has translation MALRSTIYKVELNVADNDRSYYGSHAATLARHPSETEERLMVRLLAYGLYVDTDERLAFARGLSDADEPALWEHDLSGDLLHWLEVGLPDERRMLKASARARRVTVLAYGRNVGIWWSGVKDKITRARNIQVYALDAVGTEELAKLAGRGISLNLNIQDGTVWASSEQGEATIEVSRLNPDV, from the coding sequence ATGGCCCTGCGCTCCACCATTTATAAAGTTGAATTGAACGTCGCCGATAACGACCGTTCCTATTACGGCAGCCATGCCGCCACCTTGGCGCGTCATCCTTCCGAAACCGAAGAGCGTCTGATGGTGCGTTTACTGGCCTACGGTCTGTATGTCGATACCGATGAGCGTCTGGCCTTCGCCCGTGGCCTGAGCGATGCGGACGAACCGGCCCTGTGGGAGCACGACCTAAGCGGCGACTTGCTGCACTGGTTGGAAGTGGGCTTGCCCGACGAGCGTCGCATGCTCAAAGCCAGCGCGCGCGCCCGTCGCGTCACGGTGCTGGCCTATGGACGTAATGTGGGTATCTGGTGGAGCGGGGTCAAAGACAAGATCACGCGTGCGCGCAATATTCAGGTCTACGCCCTGGATGCCGTCGGCACCGAAGAACTGGCCAAACTGGCCGGACGTGGCATATCCCTGAATCTGAACATCCAGGACGGCACTGTCTGGGCCAGCAGCGAACAGGGCGAGGCCACCATCGAGGTCAGCCGCCTGAACCCGGATGTGTGA